The following nucleotide sequence is from Harmonia axyridis chromosome 5, icHarAxyr1.1, whole genome shotgun sequence.
cgtaagtaattgcacaagtgcatcaaaattaccgataattttgcatgacagcgtgttgtcataaaaactgcatgagttcattttcatttttggagaaagagcccgacaccgaaggtggagggctctttctccaaaattgaaaatgaccgaatacagtttttcaaggaaaacacgctggaatgcaaaattatccggtcatcttgatgcacgagtgtaattcgggggaatatttcccgaataaactgttacatcacatgtcaaactgatgtaaaatggaattgccatagattcgaactgtgtaagatgcatagaaactatgcatctatgaacagaattTTCGATagttgcattccatttacatggaatttttgacaggagggatatattcgtaagtaatatcataagggcatctaatttttccgaaaagaatcgaaaaaacacgttgctaagtaatattttgacaagaagcatgagtgctggtggcaacaaaaatccgagtcgaagacgaggatttttgcacctgcacgaatgctttttgtcaaaaaatattactttgcaatgtgttttttcgatttttttcgcaggaaaaattagatgcccgaatggtatttgacaagactatttcctgagtaacagattattctgcatgcattacctatgtataggtattaatttgaaaactgaaaaacagatactcaattttatttaatccaaaatactacaaatttaattatttatggtacaattaaaatataaattgcaattttggtacacggtaaaggtattgtttgaaacttttgttgattcattgaagatgtggggtgtaggtacatcattaatgtaatctgttgagtgagaagcgggaggagtgactgcaggatcttctgttttctgctttttagCTGGAGGTTCTGAGGCGTCACTTCTAAGGGTGTTTATGATGTTGGAGTAGTGCTCATTATCCATTTGCAGATAACGTTTAATTGAGTTGGCTGAACTGTGGccagtaattttaattaattgttgTTCACCTACCCCTGCTTTAGCTAAGTTACTGACTGCTGTCGACCGTATAGAgtggtttgttatttttattccttttgtaTTCAATCCTGCCTTCTCTGCTGCTTCTTTAGTCCATTTCGAAAGTTCATTTTTTCGCACTGGAGTGTTTTTATACCATCCACTTGAAAGTTCTTTGTTCCAGGATGGGTTAATCGTTAAGAATAATCTATCAGTTGTCATTCTAGATGAACGTTTAACCATCAGAATTTTAATTAGGCGGACTGGACAAAAGGTTGGGTTCTTCGTGTTAGGGACCAGCCATTTACTTtcggccatttttttttctccacccTGTGCCGTTTTATTGAAGAGAGGATTATATTCTACTCTTCCTAAAAagttggatttttgaaaatcagttattTAAAGAAATGTGTATTCTACCTGTTTTCATCCCAGAATTATCCACTTCCTctttaaaataatgaactttgcaGTTTACTGCTTCTCCACCTCTCCAGGCAAGTTCCACTGAAGCGATATGGTAAAATTTCCGTTGGAGTCCTGCTGGAGTGTTTTCATCCCATAATGAAACCATTGCATAATACTcatccaatttcaatgaagCAGAGCTGCACTTCCTTTTATTTGCACACGTCTGCAAATTCCTTCTTTTCGCATTACGAGCTTCCCTACTAGACTTAAAGATAATGTCTTTAAAtgggtcaaaaattattttccacttcacaaaatacatttcttgcattttttttgcaacggtgttccacattgtcttcacaactagttctttgtaattttcaccgttttccttcttcatattccacgcccaatctttcagaattaggtttagttgttctaaagttgtgttttccataagctcatagttctttgctttgcagaatgtcatgaactgtttccatattgaagtatgagttctgagggtattatacggtatacttttctcaatcgcCAGATCAATATTAGACAAAGAATCGCTTCCAAAGCGACTCATTTTAACGATATGAGCTGACTAACTAGCACttgacaataaaatcagaaaaaattgttgagcgtcgttttctggtgtccttggaggttataattacgtttgttttaaaatgtattgtaatttttggtgacaacaaatgtcaagttttgccgcgggtaaacgcgaataaactgctgacaggtcctgccaaacagtttttccacctggaaaccatttgtaattcaaaattgcgcgtttctgattggt
It contains:
- the LOC123680198 gene encoding uncharacterized protein LOC123680198 — encoded protein: MKKENGENYKELVVKTMWNTVAKKMQEMYFVKWKIIFDPFKDIIFKSSREARNAKRRNLQTCANKRKCSSASLKLDEYYAMVSLWDENTPAGLQRKFYHIASVELAWRGGEAVNCKVHYFKEEVDNSGMKTGRVEYNPLFNKTAQGGEKKMAESKWLVPNTKNPTFCPVRLIKILMVKRSSRMTTDRLFLTINPSWNKELSSGWYKNTPVRKNELSKWTKEAAEKAGLNTKGIKITNHSIRSTAVSNLAKAGVKALLE